The sequence below is a genomic window from Chondrinema litorale.
AACTATAAAAAAGCTACAGAGTATTATCCTAATAAGGAGTTTACTCCAATGTACTTACTTAAGTTGGCTACAGCTTACGAAGTTTCAAATGATATTAATTCTGCGGCGATGATTTATCAAAGTATTATTGATGATTATCCTGCAGCGCAGGAAGTAAATACGGCTAAAAAATATTTAGCTAAAATTCAATAGATAAACTACTCATTTGATTTAAGATCCCGGTTACGCCGGGATTTTTTTTTGTCTAAATCAAATAGAACAATTTAACTTAATTGAGAAATATTAAAATTAGATTGATGCAAATCTCATTGAGAATGGATAACTTTAACCAGTATTTTTAGTATATTTTCACAGCATTCTTCAAGCAGACTTATTTTTTTTATTGCATAACTCTCAATAAATAGCATATTTTAATGCTATATATATATAATCCCCAAATTGTACTTAAGAATAAACAAATTGCAATTTTTTTATGAAGCCGTTTGCTAGTATTTCCATTTTGGCACTTAGTGTTACCAGAAAAGTTTTTATCACTGCATTTATTCTGGCTGTTGTAATTGGAGGTTTTTTGTACTTCTCAAGTACATTAAAAGCAGGTAGGAGTGTGAAAACAACTGTAGATGCTGCCTATGCATCTTATGTAAGCGCATATACTGCCGGAGTTATATCCAAAAAGTCTCCTATTAGAATACAACTGGCCTCTCAGTTTGCAGATTCAGCAAGAGTCGGCGAATCTGTTACATCTTCATATTTTACATTTGATCCAGAAATTACAGGTGATGCATCTTGGATTGATAGCAGAACAATAGAATTTATTCCTGCAAAAGAGCTTCAGTCAGGAACAAAGTATGTGTTGAATTTTGAATTAGGTAAAGTAGTAGATGTGCAAGATGGTATGGAAAACTTATCCTACGAGTTTTCAACGATCTCACAAAATTTCGATTTGCAACTAGAAGGCTTAGCACCAGACGATAACGATGAACCAAGTATGCAAAAGCTTTCTGGTTCTATATATACTGCCGATATAGCTTCAAATGAAGAAGTAGAAAAATTATTAACAGCTTCATTAAATGATAAAACATTAGATATTTCTTGGGTGCATCCCGAAGAAGGTTTAACCCATTATTTTACTGTTTCTGGTATTGAGCGAAAAGATAGCAAACGCACGCTCGAACTAGAGTGGAATGGTGAGCCAATGGGTGTTTCTTATAAAGGAACCGAAAATGTAGATATTCCTGCGCTTGGAGACTTTAAGTTAATGAATACCGAAGTGGTGCATAATCCAGAACAGTATGTGCGCTTAAGGTTTTCAGATCCAATTCAGGCCAATCAAGATTTGGATGGTCTTATCCAGATAACTGGTTTAAACAATCTTAGATTCCAGATTCAGGCTAATGAGATTTTGGTTTACCCAACAGTAAGACAAACAGGTGCGAAAGAAGTTCGTGTTTCACCCGGAATTAAAAACAGCCAAGGTTATCCGTTAAAAGATGATTTGAGTTTTTCGCTGGCTTTTGAGCAAATGAAACCAGAGGTGAGATTTGTGGGTAATGGAACAATTTTACCTAATTCTAAAGGATTGATTTTACCTTTTGAAGCAGTTGGTTTAAATGAGGTAGATGTTAGAGTAATTAGAGTTTATGAAGATAATATCGCTCAGTTTCTGCAAGTAAATTCACTTGAAGAAAGAACAGAGATGAAACGAGTAGGAAGACCTATTCTGCTAAAAAATATCAAATTGAATAACTCTGGTAATGCAGATATGAGCAACTGGAGCAGGTATTCACTTGATCTTTCAGATATGATTCAAACCGAACCAGGAGCAATCTATCAGGTGAACATCAGCTTTACAAAAGACTATGCAGCTTATGTTTGCCAAGAAGAATTTGACCTTGGTGAAGGTGCATCAGAGAGTAATAAAGAAACTTCACTTCAAGAGCTTGAAGAGGAGTACGATAAAAATACTTGGGATTATTACGACGATTACTATTACTACGGATATTACGATTGGGAACATCGTGATGACCCTTGCCACCCTGCTTATTATGGTGCGAGAAGATCGGTTAATAAAAATGTATTAGCTTCTGATCTTGGTGTAATTGCCAAGAGAGGCAATAATGGAGAAATGTTGGCAGCAGTAACCGATTTAAGAACTACTGAGCCTTTAAGTAATGTAGAAGTGGCCGTTTATAATTACCAGCATCAGTTACTCGACGATAATCTAACTGATAGCGAAGGTCTGGCAAGACTAGATCCTAAAAAGAAACCTTTCTTGTTGGTTGCTACACTTGGTAACCAAAAGGGATACCTTAAGATAGACGATGGCTCATCACTTTCTCTCAGTAATTTCAATGTGAGAGGTCAAGAAATTCAGAAAGGATTAAAAGGCTTTATTTATGGAGAAAGAGGTGTTTGGAGACCGGGAGATACACTTTTCTTAAACTTTATTCTTGAAGATAAAGATAGATTATTGCCAGAAAACCACCCAGTTGTATTCCAATTACAAAACCCAATGGGGCAGGTGGTTAAGAAAGAAGTTCGCTCTCAAGGTGTTGATGGCTTTTACAACTTTATAACTACTACTGATGCCGATGCACCAACTGGAAATTGGACAGCCAAAGTTATGGTTGGTGGTACTACATTCAGTAAAAACATTAAAATTGAAACTGTTAAACCTAACCGTTTAAAAATTAATCTGGATTTTGGTACAGATAAATTAACAGCAAGTAATGGAAAGATAACTGCCGATTTAGAAGTAAAATGGTTACATGGAGCGCCTGCACCAAATTTAAAAGCAGAGTTTGAGCTTGACCTTACTAAAGGTAAAACAGCTTTTGAAGACTATCAGAATTATAATTTTGATGATGAAGGCAAACAGTTCTATGGAGAAAGCCAGCAAGTGTTTAGTGGTAGGTTAGACGAAAATGGTAAAGCAACCATCAGTACAAGTATAGATGTAGAAGATGCAGCTCCCGGAGTTTTACAGGCAAATTTTAGAGGAAAAGTATTTGAAGAAGGTGGCAACTTTAGTGTAGATAGAATTGTGATTCCTTACTACCCTTTCAGCTCTTTTGTTGGGATGAAATTGCCAGATAGCAAAAGTTGGAGCAAGCTTTTTTATGATAAGTCTAATAGCGTTGATATTGCAACGGTAGATGCAAATGGAGAGCCTGTTGACAGACAAGGAGTTATAGTTTCTGTTTACCGACTAAATTGGAGTTGGTGGTGGAATCAAAGTAGTGAAGATGTAGCCAATTATGTAAGTCGCCAAAACAAAACTCCGGTCGCAACTGGTAGAGTAAATACAAGTGGTGGAAAAGCTACTTTTAATTTTGATCTAAACGAGTGGGGTAGATACTACATCAAAGTTTGTGATCCAGTATCGGGACATTGTACTGGCGAAATTCATTATACTTCTTGGGGTGGAGATAGTAACGAAATGCCATCTGGAGCTACCATGTTAACTTTTGCTTCTGATAAAGAAAAGTATCAGGTAGGTGAAAAAGTAACACTTAATATTCCGGGCAGTAAAAATAGCAGAGCTTTAATTAGCATCGAAAATGGAAGAAAGGTAGTACAAACTTTCTGGTTGCAAACAGAAGAAGGCGACAATCCATTCTCTTTCGAAGTTACAGAAGCAATGGCACCGAATGTTTATGTAAATATTTCATTGATACAACCACATGCGCAAACGATCAACGATTTACCAATTAGGCTTTATGGTGTAATTCCAGTGATGGTAGATGATCCAGAAACCCATCTTTCACCAGAACTAAAAATGCCAGATGTATTGGAGCCAGAATCCACATTTGAGGTGCAAGTATCTGAGAGTGAAGGTAAACCAATGACATACACCTTGGCTGTTGTAGAAGAAGGTTTGCTTGATCTTACCAGATTTAAAACTCCTGATCCTTGGTCTAACTTCTATGCGAGAGAAGCACTAGGTGTTAAAACTTGGGATTTATACGATGATGTAATGGGAGCGTTTGGCGGCTCATTAGGTAGATTACTTGCCTTAGGTGGTGGTGACGGAGTTGATGCGAAAGAAAATGCTAAAGCAAACCGATTTAAACCTGTTGTAAAATATTTAGGTCCATTCCAATTGGATGCTGGAGATGCCAATGTGCATAAAATTAAAATGCCAAGATACATTGGTTCTGTAAAAACAATGGTGGTGGCTGCTAAAGGTGGAGCTTATGGTAACACCGAAAAAGTGACACCTGTAAAAAAATCTCTCATGGTTTTAGGTACACTACCAAGAGTTTTAGGACCTGAAGAAAAAGTGAAATTACCAGTAAATGTGTTTGTTTCTGATCCTTCAATCAGTAGTGTAACAGTAAATATTGAAGCGAGCGATTTACTTTCTTTACCAACAGCTTCTAAGCAGGTTCAGATAGATAAATCTGGTGAGCAAATCGTCTTTTTCGATATGGATGTGAAGGCTACCACAGGTATTGGCAATATCAAAATTACTGCTTCTGCAAATGGAGTAACTTCTGTAGATGAAGTAGAAATTGATGTGAGAAACCCGAATCCACCAGTTACGAATGTGATTGAAGGCATGATACAACCAGGTAAAACTTGGGATGCTTCTTACGGAGCAATCGGTGTTGCAGGTACAAATTCATCGATGTTAGAGGTTTCACGCATACCACCAATTAACTTAGAGAAAAGACTTTCTTATTTAATTCGCTATCCTTATGGATGTATCGAGCAAACAGTCTCTTCTGGTTTCCCTCAGTTGTTGGTTAACAACCTAATGGAAATTACTCCTGAAAGAAGTAAGAAGATAGAAAGTAATATTAAGGCGACAATTGCTAGACTTAACTCTTTCCAAACAAATGATGGAGGTATGGCTTATTGGCCAGGACAAAGAGAAAGCAGCGATTGGGGATCTGTTTATGCTTATCATTTTATTATTGAGGCAGAGAAAAAAGGCTATCAAGTGCCAAGTTTCTTAAAGTCTAACTTGAAACGATACCTCAAAAAATCTGCACGTGAATGGAGATACAGCAAAGCTTATTGGAACGACGATTTAATGCAAGCATACAGACTTTACGCTTTGGCTTTAAGTAACGATGCAGAAACTGGTGCGATGAACAGGTTAAGAGAGCTGAAAGAACTGACAACGCAAGGTGCTTGGCGATTAGCTGCGGCATATTATCTAACAGGTAAAAATAGTGCTGGTAAAGAACTGGTTAAAGGCTTAACTACAGATGTAAAGAGTTATAAAGAACTATCTTACACTTATGGTTCAGATACCAGAGATAAAGCGATGATTTTAGAAACGCTTTGTTTGATGAATGACAAAGCCAAAGGCTTCGATTTATTAAAAGACATTGCCGCACATTTAAGTGCAGATACTTGGTTGAGTACTCAAACAACTGCTTACAGTTTGATTGCAGTAGCCAAATTTGCAGGCATGGACAATGCCTCTCAATCATCTGGAATGAAATTCACTTTGAATTTACCAGAAGGTAGCCCTGTTGAAGCGAGCACAGATCTTTCTATGATTCAGAAAAAACTGAATGTAAAAGCTGGTGGAGTGTATAATCTTTCTTTAAAGAATACGAGCAACACAGTATTATTTACTAGAATTATTACCGAAGGTGTTCCTGCGAGAGGTGATCAATCTGCGGCAGAAAGTAGCTTGAAGTTGAGTGTTCGCTATCTGGATTTAAATGAGAAAGAAATGGATCCAACAAGTCTAGCTCAAGGTACAGACTTTATGGTAGAAGCCAAAGTTACCAATCCTGGTTTGCGAGGTAATTATGAAGAATTAGTATTGAATCAGATATTCCCTTCTGGCTGGGAAATTCTCAATTCCAGAATGGATGGCAGTCTCGATTCAGATAAGGTAAGCGAACCAGAATATCAAGATATACGAGACGATAGAGTTTATACCTTCTTCGATCTAAAAGCTTCAGAAACCAAGACTTTTAGAATCAGGTTGAATGCGAGTTATGCAGGAGAGTACTATATGCCGACCATTTCTTGTGAGGCTATGTACGATCACAGCATTAATGCACGTAAGCCGGGTAAAGTAGTAAAAGTTGAAGGAGTTGAAAATCAATAAGTCTTATAAAGAATAAATCAATATCCCCATGTCAGTAGAGAATCGACATGGGGTATTTTTTTATCTTTCAAAGAATTTAAATCAAAATGCATTGGATGTGTGTTTAATTTGAAGCAGAAAAAATTAAGCATAGTTTCCATTTAATAAGATTCGTAAAAAACAAAAGCACTGACTATTTTTGGGAAAATCAAATGACCTAGTATGAAACCAGAAGAAGCAAGGATAGAAATAGCCGAATTAACTAAAAAAATTAACCATTACAATATACAGTACTATCAAAATGATGTATCAGAAGTTTCTGATTATGAGTTTGATATGCTACTTGAGAAATTAATGTCACTCGAAAAGGAGTTCCCGGAGTTTGCTTATCCGGACTCGCCAAGTAAAAGAGTGGGAGGTACAATTACCAAGGCTTTTAATTCGGTAAAACACCAATATCCTATGCTTTCGTTGGGGAATACCTACAACGAAGAAGAGTTGTTTGATTTTGATAAGCGTGTAGAAAAATTACTGGAGGAGCCTTACGAATATACTTGTGAATTAAAGTTTGATGGTGTAGCGCTAAGTCTAACTTATGAAAATGGGCTTTTGCTACGAGCAGTCACCAGAGGTGATGGTGTGCAGGGAGATGAAGTAACTGAAAATGCCAAAACCATCATGAATATTCCCTTAAGTATTGAGGGTGAAAATATACCTCCATTATTTGAAGTAAGGGGCGAAGTTTTCTTAACTAGAAAGCGTTTTGAACAACTCAATCTGGAAATTGTTACTGAAAACAAGGAAAGAGAAAAGGCTGGTAAGAAGCCAATCAAATTGTTGGCAAACCCTAGAAATGCTGCTTCTGGTACGTTAAAAATGCAAGATTCTGGAGTGGTTGCAAAGCGAAAATTAGGCTTTTTTGCTTATTCCCTAATTTGGGATAATATGGATATAAAAACCCATGCAGAAGCCCTTGAGTTACTTACTAGTTGGAAGTTTAATGTTTCTGATACTTACAAAAAATGTGGTGAGATTAAAGAAGTTGTAAGCTACATCAACGACTGGGAGAAAAAGCGAAAAAACTTTCCAGTTGAAACAGACGGAATTGTTATTAAAGTAAACGATTTCAGACTACAGGAAGAGTTAGGTTACACGTCAAAAAGTCCTCGTTGGGCGATTGCCTATAAATATAAAGCCGAAAGTGCTTCTACTATTCTCAAATCAGTTTCTTTTCAAGTAGGTAGAACTGGAGCAGTTACTCCGGTGGCTAATTTGGAGCCTGTTTTATTGGCAGGAACTACTGTAAAAAGAGCCAGTTTGCATAATGCGAATGAGATTGAACGACTTGATTTGCATTTAGGAGATATGGTTTATATTGAAAAGGGTGGAGAAATTATTCCTAAAATTACTGGTGTAAATACTCCTTTGAGAAAAGGTGATGCACAGGTAGTTGACTTTATTAGCAACTGCCCAGATTGTAATACACCATTGATCAGAAAAGAAGGTGAAGCAGCGCATTATTGCCCTAATGTTTTAGGCTGCCCAACTCAGATTAAAGGTAGAATTGAGCACTTTATTCAAAGAAAGGCAATGAATGTAGAATCGCTTGGTCCTGAGACAATTGAACAATTGTATGCAAATGGTTTATTAAAGCATCCCGGAGACTTGTATAAACTTACCAAAGAGCAATTAATGTCGCTTGACAGGTTTGGAGAAAAATCAGCCGATAATATTCTAGAGGGAATTCAAAACTCTAAAAGTATTGCTTTTCCAAGAGTATTGTTTGCTTTAGGAATTAGATATGTAGGTGCCACAGTTGCCGAAAAACTGGCCATTCACTTTAAAAATATAGATGCTCTCACTAAAGCTACTTTAGAAGAGTTGGTGGCTGTGCATGAGATTGGTGAAAGAATCGCGGAAAGTCTGGTTGCTTATTTTGAAGATGAGCAAAATATGTTAGTAATAGATGCTTTAAAAGAAGCGGGATTACAATTTGAGATGCCAGAAGAGCCAGAGGTAAATGAAGAAGAAGCTACACTGGCAGGAAAATCATTTTTAGTTTCTGGTGTTTTTGCCAACTACGAAAGAGACGAATTGAAAAGTTTAATAAAAAGTAAGGGTGGCAAGGTTTTATCGGCAGTTTCTGGTAATCTGGATTATCTTATTGCAGGTGATAAAGCTGGAGGGAGTAAGCTCAAAAAGGCAGAAGCATTAGAGGTTAAGATAATTTCAGAAGAGGAATTTGTATCTTTGCTTAATTCGTAAAATCGAATTTCTCATTAACTAAAGTACCAAACAGGTTAAAATGTTAGTTATTGCTGTATAGAGTTTTTTAAGTAATCTATA
It includes:
- the ligA gene encoding NAD-dependent DNA ligase LigA, producing the protein MKPEEARIEIAELTKKINHYNIQYYQNDVSEVSDYEFDMLLEKLMSLEKEFPEFAYPDSPSKRVGGTITKAFNSVKHQYPMLSLGNTYNEEELFDFDKRVEKLLEEPYEYTCELKFDGVALSLTYENGLLLRAVTRGDGVQGDEVTENAKTIMNIPLSIEGENIPPLFEVRGEVFLTRKRFEQLNLEIVTENKEREKAGKKPIKLLANPRNAASGTLKMQDSGVVAKRKLGFFAYSLIWDNMDIKTHAEALELLTSWKFNVSDTYKKCGEIKEVVSYINDWEKKRKNFPVETDGIVIKVNDFRLQEELGYTSKSPRWAIAYKYKAESASTILKSVSFQVGRTGAVTPVANLEPVLLAGTTVKRASLHNANEIERLDLHLGDMVYIEKGGEIIPKITGVNTPLRKGDAQVVDFISNCPDCNTPLIRKEGEAAHYCPNVLGCPTQIKGRIEHFIQRKAMNVESLGPETIEQLYANGLLKHPGDLYKLTKEQLMSLDRFGEKSADNILEGIQNSKSIAFPRVLFALGIRYVGATVAEKLAIHFKNIDALTKATLEELVAVHEIGERIAESLVAYFEDEQNMLVIDALKEAGLQFEMPEEPEVNEEEATLAGKSFLVSGVFANYERDELKSLIKSKGGKVLSAVSGNLDYLIAGDKAGGSKLKKAEALEVKIISEEEFVSLLNS
- a CDS encoding alpha-2-macroglobulin family protein, coding for MKPFASISILALSVTRKVFITAFILAVVIGGFLYFSSTLKAGRSVKTTVDAAYASYVSAYTAGVISKKSPIRIQLASQFADSARVGESVTSSYFTFDPEITGDASWIDSRTIEFIPAKELQSGTKYVLNFELGKVVDVQDGMENLSYEFSTISQNFDLQLEGLAPDDNDEPSMQKLSGSIYTADIASNEEVEKLLTASLNDKTLDISWVHPEEGLTHYFTVSGIERKDSKRTLELEWNGEPMGVSYKGTENVDIPALGDFKLMNTEVVHNPEQYVRLRFSDPIQANQDLDGLIQITGLNNLRFQIQANEILVYPTVRQTGAKEVRVSPGIKNSQGYPLKDDLSFSLAFEQMKPEVRFVGNGTILPNSKGLILPFEAVGLNEVDVRVIRVYEDNIAQFLQVNSLEERTEMKRVGRPILLKNIKLNNSGNADMSNWSRYSLDLSDMIQTEPGAIYQVNISFTKDYAAYVCQEEFDLGEGASESNKETSLQELEEEYDKNTWDYYDDYYYYGYYDWEHRDDPCHPAYYGARRSVNKNVLASDLGVIAKRGNNGEMLAAVTDLRTTEPLSNVEVAVYNYQHQLLDDNLTDSEGLARLDPKKKPFLLVATLGNQKGYLKIDDGSSLSLSNFNVRGQEIQKGLKGFIYGERGVWRPGDTLFLNFILEDKDRLLPENHPVVFQLQNPMGQVVKKEVRSQGVDGFYNFITTTDADAPTGNWTAKVMVGGTTFSKNIKIETVKPNRLKINLDFGTDKLTASNGKITADLEVKWLHGAPAPNLKAEFELDLTKGKTAFEDYQNYNFDDEGKQFYGESQQVFSGRLDENGKATISTSIDVEDAAPGVLQANFRGKVFEEGGNFSVDRIVIPYYPFSSFVGMKLPDSKSWSKLFYDKSNSVDIATVDANGEPVDRQGVIVSVYRLNWSWWWNQSSEDVANYVSRQNKTPVATGRVNTSGGKATFNFDLNEWGRYYIKVCDPVSGHCTGEIHYTSWGGDSNEMPSGATMLTFASDKEKYQVGEKVTLNIPGSKNSRALISIENGRKVVQTFWLQTEEGDNPFSFEVTEAMAPNVYVNISLIQPHAQTINDLPIRLYGVIPVMVDDPETHLSPELKMPDVLEPESTFEVQVSESEGKPMTYTLAVVEEGLLDLTRFKTPDPWSNFYAREALGVKTWDLYDDVMGAFGGSLGRLLALGGGDGVDAKENAKANRFKPVVKYLGPFQLDAGDANVHKIKMPRYIGSVKTMVVAAKGGAYGNTEKVTPVKKSLMVLGTLPRVLGPEEKVKLPVNVFVSDPSISSVTVNIEASDLLSLPTASKQVQIDKSGEQIVFFDMDVKATTGIGNIKITASANGVTSVDEVEIDVRNPNPPVTNVIEGMIQPGKTWDASYGAIGVAGTNSSMLEVSRIPPINLEKRLSYLIRYPYGCIEQTVSSGFPQLLVNNLMEITPERSKKIESNIKATIARLNSFQTNDGGMAYWPGQRESSDWGSVYAYHFIIEAEKKGYQVPSFLKSNLKRYLKKSAREWRYSKAYWNDDLMQAYRLYALALSNDAETGAMNRLRELKELTTQGAWRLAAAYYLTGKNSAGKELVKGLTTDVKSYKELSYTYGSDTRDKAMILETLCLMNDKAKGFDLLKDIAAHLSADTWLSTQTTAYSLIAVAKFAGMDNASQSSGMKFTLNLPEGSPVEASTDLSMIQKKLNVKAGGVYNLSLKNTSNTVLFTRIITEGVPARGDQSAAESSLKLSVRYLDLNEKEMDPTSLAQGTDFMVEAKVTNPGLRGNYEELVLNQIFPSGWEILNSRMDGSLDSDKVSEPEYQDIRDDRVYTFFDLKASETKTFRIRLNASYAGEYYMPTISCEAMYDHSINARKPGKVVKVEGVENQ